Proteins encoded by one window of Chryseobacterium sp. POL2:
- a CDS encoding hemerythrin domain-containing protein codes for MKRNENIVELSRDHHFGLLCSWKIRQGLKKNIDAERIKKYIDYFWNYHLKEHFREEEEILFPYLKDEMSERIAQEHLEIKNWVQKIVNENEVSNFENLAEVLEKHIRFEEREWFPHLEKNLNENQLSEIGKALQEIHSQEKDDYQDEFWK; via the coding sequence ATGAAAAGAAACGAAAACATCGTTGAGCTGTCTCGCGATCATCATTTTGGATTGCTTTGTTCATGGAAAATCCGCCAAGGCTTAAAGAAAAATATTGATGCAGAACGTATAAAAAAATATATAGACTATTTTTGGAATTACCATTTAAAAGAACATTTCCGTGAGGAAGAAGAAATCCTTTTTCCTTATTTAAAAGACGAAATGTCGGAGCGTATTGCCCAAGAACATTTGGAAATTAAAAATTGGGTTCAGAAAATTGTCAACGAAAATGAAGTTTCCAATTTTGAAAATCTCGCTGAGGTTTTAGAAAAGCATATCCGTTTCGAAGAACGAGAATGGTTTCCGCATTTGGAGAAAAACCTCAATGAAAATCAACTTTCAGAAATTGGAAAAGCTTTACAAGAAATTCATTCCCAGGAAAAAGATGATTATCAGGACGAATTTTGGAAGTAA
- a CDS encoding TonB-dependent receptor domain-containing protein, which yields MSHTIIKAFPKISLGLFCSIAGLNFLHAQQNDSLQIQNIEVVKLTKFTSKNHQNSKQIKVSSNQLLDHDAGNFLKTLPEFSGVKKAGNFGTDPVLRGFKYEQLNIVTDGSTYAINACPSRMDPSISQINMNTVKEANIYKGPYQFRFGPAVGGTINFVSEKPKFNDSLKLRNRFSSSYDSNGSIFKNEWLSQLTSKKFNLDIFASYNDGDRYKDGNGDEVRAAFKRYSVGTKVQYQWNENNVTSLNVTTNQGRNVEFAALKMDLIYDKTWMAQLQHKTNFRNSVLKEISYAAYLTNVDHSMGSPNRNMVSNVSSKTYGGRIESFWKKSTWQLFSGLDVKHEEAKSLSMTSKMPMMPRDGSSWQDSHINQLGWFNEFTKSFGNSKLTASYRMDYNTANAEDLSKLFERLYGKADSEQINHSFSLGFQKQLASHSDFAIWVGRGQRSGSLTERFINRFAVGNDSYEVVGNPHIKPETNNQADIIYTFHTDNFHFQADVFYALMQNYIGGVLRSDLITGSMQNPTVRQIQNIKKAMKTGFESRAHWQFLPNYKTDLAVAYTYAEDLEKKTPLAEIAPINIKWNLEAQYSKLILGLNYRFSGKQNRIHPEFGELKTKDFSVFDWYSNFKLNSNIQFQFEVSNLFNRAYAEHLSRTLSDNTQQRILERGRSFNLGVFLNF from the coding sequence ATGTCTCATACAATTATAAAAGCTTTTCCGAAGATTAGCCTAGGTCTTTTTTGCAGTATTGCTGGCCTTAATTTTCTTCATGCACAACAAAATGACAGCCTTCAAATACAAAATATTGAAGTCGTAAAACTCACAAAATTCACATCAAAAAACCATCAAAATTCTAAACAAATCAAGGTAAGTTCCAACCAACTTTTGGATCACGATGCGGGAAATTTCCTAAAAACGCTTCCAGAATTTTCAGGAGTTAAAAAAGCTGGAAACTTCGGCACAGATCCCGTTTTGCGTGGTTTCAAATACGAGCAACTCAATATCGTAACAGATGGTTCCACCTACGCCATCAACGCTTGTCCGAGCCGCATGGATCCTTCTATTTCGCAGATTAATATGAATACCGTAAAAGAAGCGAACATTTACAAAGGACCTTATCAATTTCGTTTTGGTCCTGCTGTGGGCGGCACCATTAATTTTGTATCAGAAAAGCCAAAGTTCAACGACAGTTTAAAACTTAGAAACCGTTTTTCTAGCAGTTACGACAGCAATGGTAGCATTTTTAAAAATGAATGGTTAAGTCAATTAACTTCAAAGAAATTCAATCTTGATATTTTCGCCAGTTACAACGATGGCGACAGATACAAAGATGGCAACGGCGACGAAGTTCGAGCAGCCTTCAAACGCTATTCTGTGGGGACAAAAGTGCAATATCAATGGAATGAAAATAATGTTACGAGCCTGAATGTAACAACCAATCAAGGAAGAAATGTAGAATTTGCGGCTTTAAAAATGGATCTTATTTATGACAAAACTTGGATGGCGCAATTGCAACACAAAACAAATTTTAGAAATTCGGTTTTAAAAGAAATTTCTTACGCTGCCTACCTCACAAATGTTGACCATTCCATGGGATCGCCCAACCGAAATATGGTGAGCAATGTTTCTTCTAAAACTTATGGCGGACGTATAGAAAGCTTTTGGAAAAAATCGACTTGGCAACTTTTTTCTGGTCTTGATGTTAAACATGAAGAGGCAAAAAGTCTTTCTATGACCTCGAAAATGCCAATGATGCCACGCGATGGAAGCAGTTGGCAAGATTCACATATCAATCAATTAGGTTGGTTTAATGAGTTTACTAAAAGCTTTGGAAATAGCAAATTGACCGCTTCTTACCGAATGGATTACAATACTGCAAACGCCGAAGATTTGTCCAAATTATTTGAAAGACTGTACGGAAAAGCTGATAGCGAGCAGATTAATCATAGTTTTAGTTTAGGTTTTCAAAAGCAATTGGCCTCGCATTCGGATTTTGCCATTTGGGTGGGACGTGGACAACGCAGTGGAAGTTTAACAGAGCGTTTTATCAATCGTTTTGCGGTGGGAAACGACAGTTATGAAGTGGTAGGAAATCCGCATATAAAACCCGAAACTAATAATCAGGCGGACATTATTTATACGTTTCATACCGATAATTTTCATTTTCAAGCGGACGTTTTTTATGCTTTGATGCAAAATTATATTGGCGGCGTTCTTAGAAGTGACTTGATAACTGGATCTATGCAAAATCCGACGGTACGACAAATTCAGAATATTAAAAAAGCCATGAAAACAGGTTTTGAATCGAGAGCACATTGGCAATTTTTACCGAATTATAAAACCGATTTGGCGGTGGCATACACTTATGCAGAAGATTTAGAAAAGAAAACGCCATTGGCAGAAATTGCTCCGATTAATATAAAATGGAATCTGGAAGCGCAATATTCGAAACTTATTTTAGGATTAAATTATCGATTTTCTGGAAAACAAAACCGCATTCATCCAGAGTTTGGAGAACTGAAAACCAAAGATTTTTCGGTGTTTGATTGGTATTCGAATTTTAAATTAAATTCAAACATTCAATTCCAGTTTGAAGTTAGCAATTTGTTTAATCGCGCTTATGCGGAACATCTTTCAAGAACTTTGAGCGACAATACGCAACAACGGATTTTAGAACGCGGCCGAAGTTTTAATTTGGGTGTTTTCCTCAACTTTTAA
- a CDS encoding c-type cytochrome — protein MKKLILTGMLASLVIVSCSKKEATAEVPQQESNVMLEEPTEKAEAAVAMSPEEEGKQLVEGTDCMSCHKIDAQLVGPSYHDVAAKYTEADIDMLANKIIEGGKGNWGEIPMTPHTGLSPENAKLMVKYILSQKK, from the coding sequence ATGAAAAAGTTAATCTTAACAGGAATGCTAGCATCTTTAGTTATTGTGTCTTGTTCAAAAAAAGAAGCTACTGCAGAAGTACCCCAACAAGAATCTAACGTTATGTTAGAAGAACCAACTGAAAAAGCAGAAGCTGCTGTAGCAATGTCACCAGAAGAAGAAGGTAAACAATTGGTAGAAGGTACAGACTGTATGTCTTGTCATAAAATTGATGCCCAATTGGTAGGTCCTTCTTACCATGATGTCGCAGCTAAATATACTGAAGCCGACATCGATATGTTAGCCAATAAAATTATTGAAGGAGGAAAAGGAAATTGGGGGGAAATCCCAATGACTCCTCACACAGGATTAAGTCCAGAAAACGCAAAATTGATGGTGAAATATATTCTATCACAAAAAAAATAA
- a CDS encoding SCO family protein, translating to MKNIFKTIAIACISVLILGSCSKQKTENLDPNSIFNLSSKWEQPDGTKIQLEDLKGKVLTMVMVYTSCKTACPKLTLDMKQIEAKVAHKNPDDLRYVFISIDPEHDTPEKMQEFLKTYKLDGKQWLFLRSSEANTRELANVLAMKYKQISPMDFSHSNIISVYSKDGLLVHQKEGLNIDIDNTVNAIKKELNN from the coding sequence ATGAAAAATATATTTAAAACCATCGCAATAGCTTGTATTTCAGTCCTTATTTTGGGAAGCTGCAGCAAGCAAAAAACTGAAAACTTAGATCCCAATTCTATTTTCAATTTAAGTTCAAAATGGGAGCAACCCGATGGAACAAAAATTCAACTGGAAGATTTGAAGGGTAAAGTTCTTACAATGGTCATGGTTTACACCTCTTGCAAAACGGCATGTCCGAAATTAACCTTAGACATGAAACAAATTGAAGCCAAGGTAGCTCACAAAAATCCAGATGATTTGCGCTATGTTTTTATTTCTATTGATCCAGAACATGATACACCAGAAAAAATGCAAGAGTTTTTGAAAACTTATAAGCTAGACGGAAAACAATGGCTTTTCTTACGAAGCAGCGAAGCCAATACCCGCGAACTTGCCAACGTGTTGGCGATGAAATACAAACAAATTTCACCAATGGACTTTTCGCACTCCAATATCATCAGCGTTTACTCAAAAGATGGACTTTTGGTTCATCAAAAAGAAGGTCTTAATATCGACATCGATAATACAGTAAATGCCATTAAAAAAGAATTGAATAATTAA
- a CDS encoding RrF2 family transcriptional regulator, whose translation MFSKTCEYALRALIYITQQTKDGGRIGIKDIASGIDSPEYFIAKILQDLSRKGFVQSAKGPTGGFYLDSISLNRSLAEIVKEMDGDKIFTGCALGLKECSESHPCPVHNEFRHIRNNLQNMLNEMKIGDFVSQLEAQKIFLRR comes from the coding sequence ATGTTTTCCAAAACTTGTGAATACGCTTTGAGAGCCTTAATCTACATCACTCAGCAGACGAAAGATGGCGGAAGAATTGGTATTAAGGATATTGCAAGCGGAATAGATTCTCCTGAATATTTTATCGCAAAAATATTGCAGGATCTCAGCAGAAAAGGTTTCGTACAATCTGCAAAAGGACCAACAGGCGGTTTTTATTTAGATAGTATTAGTCTTAACCGTTCTTTAGCAGAAATTGTAAAAGAAATGGATGGCGACAAAATTTTTACAGGTTGCGCCTTAGGATTGAAAGAATGTTCAGAATCGCATCCTTGTCCAGTTCATAATGAGTTTAGGCATATCAGAAATAATTTGCAAAATATGCTGAATGAAATGAAAATTGGAGATTTTGTTAGCCAATTAGAAGCTCAGAAAATATTTTTAAGAAGATAG
- a CDS encoding 5-(carboxyamino)imidazole ribonucleotide synthase: MKIGILGGGQLGRMFIQNALKYDDEFYTIDPSADAPCHNISYFTKASFNDYQSVLDFGKDKDVVTIEIEHVNALALEELEKQGVKVVPNSQIIKTIQQKILQKEFYKIHDIPSPDFEIMDGTSDEIKMPFPFVQKLNTGGYDGKGVQLIKDANDLAKLWVEDSVLEKLVDIDKELSVIVAKNENGETKTFPVTEMVADPKLNLLDFNICPTNISDDVARQIEAITEKFLAVVDSPGLFAIELFLDTEGKVWVNETAPRLHNSGHQSQEGNANSQFEQMYRVVTNAPLADTDTFGFSGMLNLVGAENFSGKVIYEGLENVLKMPKTYVHLYGKTETKPGRKMGHINVLADSREELLEKLIQIKTMIRVKA; the protein is encoded by the coding sequence ATGAAAATCGGAATTCTTGGAGGCGGACAACTGGGACGTATGTTTATACAAAATGCTTTGAAATATGACGACGAATTTTATACAATAGATCCCTCTGCTGATGCGCCTTGCCACAATATTTCTTATTTCACGAAAGCTAGTTTTAATGACTATCAATCGGTTTTGGATTTCGGAAAAGATAAAGATGTTGTCACCATAGAGATAGAACATGTTAATGCGCTTGCTCTGGAAGAATTGGAAAAACAAGGTGTAAAAGTGGTTCCTAATTCTCAAATTATTAAAACCATTCAGCAGAAAATTCTTCAAAAAGAATTTTACAAAATACATGACATTCCATCGCCAGATTTCGAAATTATGGATGGCACTTCCGATGAAATAAAAATGCCTTTTCCTTTCGTGCAAAAGCTTAACACAGGAGGCTATGATGGCAAAGGGGTTCAGCTGATCAAAGATGCTAACGATTTGGCAAAGCTTTGGGTGGAAGATTCTGTTTTAGAAAAATTGGTCGATATTGATAAAGAATTATCAGTAATTGTGGCTAAAAATGAGAATGGTGAAACCAAAACTTTTCCCGTAACAGAAATGGTTGCCGATCCAAAATTGAATTTGCTGGATTTTAATATTTGTCCAACCAACATTAGCGACGATGTAGCAAGGCAGATAGAAGCGATTACTGAAAAATTCTTAGCAGTTGTCGATTCGCCAGGACTTTTCGCCATCGAGTTATTTTTGGACACGGAAGGCAAAGTTTGGGTTAACGAAACCGCGCCAAGACTTCATAATTCGGGACATCAAAGTCAAGAAGGAAATGCCAATTCTCAGTTTGAGCAGATGTACCGCGTGGTGACCAATGCGCCTTTGGCAGATACCGACACGTTTGGTTTTTCGGGCATGTTAAACCTTGTCGGTGCAGAAAATTTTTCAGGAAAAGTCATTTATGAAGGTTTGGAAAATGTTCTCAAAATGCCGAAAACTTATGTTCACCTTTATGGAAAAACGGAAACAAAACCTGGACGAAAAATGGGACATATCAATGTTTTGGCGGATTCTCGTGAAGAATTGTTGGAAAAACTGATTCAGATTAAAACAATGATTAGGGTAAAAGCTTAG
- a CDS encoding outer membrane beta-barrel protein: protein MKRIILLSGFLCFGMTSAQVPQGTQFISGQIGFSNTKDHSKNSSMESYKFLPTYGYFFAPNWAVVLSAGYKQDIDKSQSQNATLDVLSLENKTSAFVVTPSLRKFWVLDSKFSLFCQLDFPLEFGNVKHTTISNNGVGDAQSKNSYSSFGVSIKPGIDYFLSPRWKIAASIGEIGYFNTNYKESDASKNRFNMEANLANIQLGVKYIIPAKNKAD, encoded by the coding sequence ATGAAACGTATCATTCTCTTATCAGGTTTTTTGTGTTTCGGAATGACAAGTGCCCAAGTTCCGCAAGGGACTCAGTTTATTTCTGGACAAATAGGCTTTTCAAACACCAAAGATCATTCTAAAAACAGCAGCATGGAATCCTACAAGTTTTTGCCGACTTATGGATATTTTTTTGCGCCCAATTGGGCAGTTGTGCTGAGTGCAGGTTATAAGCAGGACATCGACAAATCGCAATCTCAGAATGCAACATTGGATGTTCTTAGTTTAGAAAACAAAACTTCGGCTTTCGTTGTGACACCTTCTCTTAGAAAATTTTGGGTTCTGGATTCTAAATTCAGTTTGTTTTGTCAATTAGATTTTCCTTTAGAATTTGGAAATGTAAAACACACAACAATTTCTAACAATGGAGTAGGTGATGCACAAAGCAAAAATTCGTATTCTAGTTTTGGTGTAAGCATAAAACCCGGAATTGATTATTTTTTGAGTCCACGTTGGAAAATTGCGGCAAGTATCGGTGAAATTGGATATTTCAATACGAATTATAAAGAGAGCGATGCTAGTAAAAATCGTTTCAATATGGAAGCTAATTTGGCCAATATCCAATTGGGAGTGAAGTATATTATTCCCGCAAAAAATAAAGCTGATTAA
- the nirK gene encoding copper-containing nitrite reductase, whose product MKKYIFPLAILLAGLSINACKENTSGAASKSADTENIAVAGEAEEAKLTEAPNVPAPIGDRAAKKLIVRLETIEKTGELADGTQYNFWTFGGSVPGSFIRARVGDEIEFHLKNNENSVFPHNIDLHAVNGPGGGAEATFVAPGKEAVFNFKALNPGLYVYHCATAPVGMHIANGMYGLILIEPEGGLPKVDKEFYIMQGDFYTKGKFGDKGLQEFDMDKAIAEHPDYVVFNGHTGALLGKGELEAKVGETVRFFVGNGGPNMTSSFHLIGEIFDRVYVEGGSLINENVQTTVIPPGGAAIAEFKATVPGEYVIVDHAIFRAFNKGALGKIKITGPDNHKVFKSNK is encoded by the coding sequence ATGAAAAAGTACATTTTCCCCTTAGCCATTTTACTTGCAGGACTTTCGATTAATGCATGTAAAGAAAATACATCAGGAGCAGCTTCGAAATCTGCTGATACAGAAAATATCGCAGTTGCAGGAGAAGCAGAAGAAGCAAAATTGACAGAAGCTCCCAACGTTCCTGCTCCCATCGGAGATCGTGCTGCCAAAAAACTCATCGTTCGTCTTGAAACTATTGAGAAAACAGGAGAGTTAGCGGACGGAACGCAATACAATTTCTGGACATTCGGTGGTTCGGTTCCAGGAAGTTTTATCCGTGCAAGAGTAGGTGACGAAATTGAATTTCACCTTAAAAATAATGAAAACTCAGTTTTCCCTCATAATATCGACCTTCATGCGGTAAATGGTCCTGGAGGTGGTGCAGAAGCTACTTTCGTGGCACCCGGAAAAGAAGCGGTGTTTAATTTTAAAGCTTTAAATCCTGGATTGTATGTGTACCATTGTGCCACTGCACCAGTTGGAATGCACATCGCCAACGGAATGTATGGTTTGATTTTAATTGAACCTGAAGGAGGTCTTCCAAAAGTGGATAAAGAATTCTACATTATGCAAGGTGATTTCTATACCAAAGGAAAATTTGGAGACAAAGGATTGCAAGAATTTGATATGGATAAAGCCATTGCAGAACATCCAGATTATGTAGTGTTCAACGGACATACAGGTGCTTTGCTAGGTAAAGGAGAATTGGAAGCCAAAGTAGGCGAAACAGTAAGATTCTTTGTAGGAAACGGTGGTCCAAACATGACGTCTTCTTTCCACTTAATCGGGGAAATTTTCGATAGAGTATATGTTGAAGGTGGAAGCTTAATTAATGAAAACGTGCAAACTACTGTAATTCCTCCTGGAGGCGCTGCCATTGCAGAGTTTAAAGCAACTGTTCCTGGTGAATATGTGATTGTTGACCACGCTATTTTCAGAGCTTTCAACAAAGGCGCTTTGGGTAAAATTAAAATTACTGGGCCAGACAACCATAAGGTTTTTAAATCAAATAAATAG
- a CDS encoding nitric-oxide reductase large subunit yields MTPKKLWGWLAFVIIASFAVLIFYGVDIYRKVPPVPEKVVTTDGTLLYTGQDVKDGQNVWQSIGGQTVGSIWGHGAYIAPDWNADYLHRESLLLLDELALKDGKVYKDLPDEEQVKYQHLLKKELRTNTLDETTNTITFSPERAKVQAKLADYYTKLFMDVASMAELRDNYAIPKNTVKDKERMDKMNAFFSWTTWVCITNRPNDDVSYTNNWPHDPTVGNIPSSSLHLWSGFSVLMLLVGVGALVFYHAKNREEEISEALPLEDPMRNMKPTPSMRATLKYIWVVALLILVQMLAGVVTAHYGVEGSAFYGLPLDEILPQQVSRSWHVQLAIFWIATSWLATGLYIAPAVSGYEPKYQKLGVNILFGALLIVVFGSLTGQWFGVMQKLGYVDNFLWGHAGYEYIELGRVWQILLLVGLVLWLILMLRALMPALKRKDENRHMLTLFVIASVAIAVFYASGLMYGRQTHLAIAEYWRWWVVHLWVEGFFEVFATVVAAFLFTRLGLLRIKSATVSVLFSTIIFLAGGILGTFHHLYFSATPTAVLALGATFSALEIVPLVLIGYEAYHNYQISKSTKWIKAYKWPIYCFIAMCFWNFLGAGIFGFAINPPIALYYIQGLNTTAVHGHAALFGVYGILGIGLMLFILRGLYPDREWNDKLIGWAFWLTNIGLFVMTTISILPIGIMQAVASIQEGYWYARSAEFMQTEIMHFLRWMRVPGDILLALGELLLVIFIIGLKFGWSNKEKR; encoded by the coding sequence ATGACACCTAAAAAACTATGGGGCTGGTTAGCATTTGTCATCATTGCTTCCTTTGCCGTGCTTATCTTCTATGGCGTTGATATTTACCGAAAAGTACCGCCAGTACCAGAAAAAGTGGTTACCACAGACGGAACATTACTCTACACAGGTCAAGATGTTAAAGATGGTCAAAATGTCTGGCAATCTATTGGTGGACAAACTGTTGGTAGTATCTGGGGACACGGGGCTTATATCGCTCCCGACTGGAACGCCGATTATCTTCACCGCGAATCCTTGCTTCTTCTTGATGAATTGGCTCTTAAAGACGGAAAAGTTTACAAAGACCTTCCCGATGAGGAGCAAGTGAAGTATCAACACTTACTTAAAAAAGAGCTTCGCACCAATACTTTAGACGAAACTACGAATACCATTACGTTCTCACCAGAACGTGCTAAAGTTCAAGCAAAATTAGCAGATTATTATACCAAGCTTTTCATGGATGTGGCTTCCATGGCTGAACTTCGTGATAATTATGCGATTCCGAAAAATACCGTGAAAGACAAGGAAAGAATGGACAAAATGAACGCCTTCTTCTCTTGGACCACTTGGGTGTGTATCACCAATCGTCCTAACGATGATGTGTCCTACACTAACAACTGGCCACACGATCCAACGGTAGGGAATATTCCTTCTAGTTCATTGCATTTATGGTCTGGTTTCAGTGTTTTAATGCTTTTGGTGGGTGTTGGCGCTTTGGTTTTCTATCATGCTAAAAACAGAGAAGAAGAAATATCTGAAGCACTTCCTTTGGAAGATCCAATGAGGAATATGAAGCCTACGCCTTCCATGCGTGCTACTTTAAAATATATTTGGGTAGTTGCTTTATTGATTCTTGTTCAAATGTTGGCGGGCGTTGTAACAGCGCATTATGGTGTGGAAGGAAGCGCATTTTATGGACTCCCTTTGGATGAAATCTTACCGCAACAAGTTTCCCGAAGCTGGCACGTTCAGTTGGCTATTTTCTGGATTGCAACTTCTTGGCTGGCAACAGGATTGTACATTGCACCTGCAGTTTCTGGCTACGAACCAAAATATCAAAAATTAGGTGTCAATATTCTATTCGGAGCGTTGTTAATTGTTGTTTTTGGATCATTAACGGGACAATGGTTTGGTGTGATGCAAAAATTAGGATATGTAGATAATTTCCTTTGGGGGCATGCAGGATATGAGTATATTGAACTGGGTAGAGTTTGGCAAATTTTATTGCTTGTTGGATTAGTTCTTTGGTTGATTTTAATGCTGAGAGCTTTGATGCCAGCGTTAAAACGCAAAGATGAAAACCGTCACATGCTTACCTTATTCGTAATTGCTTCTGTTGCTATTGCAGTATTCTACGCATCTGGATTAATGTACGGAAGACAAACGCACTTAGCCATTGCTGAATATTGGAGATGGTGGGTGGTTCACCTTTGGGTAGAAGGTTTCTTCGAGGTTTTTGCGACCGTTGTAGCAGCGTTCTTATTCACAAGATTAGGTTTATTAAGAATTAAATCGGCAACAGTTTCGGTATTATTCTCCACCATTATTTTCCTTGCAGGAGGTATTTTAGGAACGTTCCACCATTTGTATTTCAGTGCTACACCAACAGCGGTTTTAGCTTTGGGAGCTACTTTCAGTGCATTAGAAATTGTTCCTTTGGTATTAATTGGTTACGAAGCTTATCATAACTATCAAATTTCAAAATCTACAAAATGGATTAAAGCTTACAAATGGCCAATCTATTGTTTCATCGCGATGTGTTTTTGGAACTTCTTAGGGGCAGGAATCTTCGGATTTGCCATTAACCCACCCATTGCATTGTATTATATTCAAGGCTTAAATACCACTGCAGTTCACGGTCACGCCGCATTATTTGGAGTGTACGGAATTCTAGGAATTGGTTTAATGCTTTTCATCTTGAGAGGGTTGTACCCAGATAGAGAATGGAATGATAAATTAATTGGATGGGCATTTTGGCTAACAAATATCGGATTGTTTGTGATGACTACCATTAGTATTCTCCCAATCGGAATTATGCAGGCGGTAGCTTCTATTCAAGAAGGATATTGGTATGCACGTTCCGCAGAATTTATGCAAACCGAAATCATGCATTTCCTAAGATGGATGCGTGTTCCAGGAGATATTTTACTGGCCTTGGGTGAATTATTACTCGTAATTTTCATCATCGGATTAAAATTCGGTTGGTCAAATAAAGAAAAAAGATAA
- the ric gene encoding iron-sulfur cluster repair di-iron protein — protein MNTKTDLIGDMVAEDFRTAAVFKKYGIDFCCKGGRTIEEACEKKDLDQNKIYAELESLPKAGASGIDFKSWPLDLLADYVEKTHHRYVEEKTPIIQQFLDKLCKVHGGRHPELFEITNLFNASAQDLAAHLKKEEMILFPFIRKMVNAKISGQAIEQPHFGTVENPVEMMKHEHTVEGERLEKIATLTDGYTPPADACNTYRVTFAMLQDFENDLHTHIHLENNILFPKSIELEKQFSVAN, from the coding sequence ATGAACACAAAAACAGATTTAATAGGGGATATGGTTGCTGAAGATTTTAGAACAGCAGCTGTTTTTAAAAAGTATGGTATCGATTTTTGTTGCAAAGGTGGCAGAACCATCGAAGAAGCTTGTGAGAAAAAAGATTTAGACCAAAATAAAATTTATGCTGAATTGGAAAGCCTTCCAAAAGCAGGCGCTTCTGGCATCGATTTTAAATCTTGGCCTTTGGATTTATTAGCGGATTATGTGGAAAAAACACACCACCGTTATGTAGAGGAAAAAACACCCATTATTCAACAGTTTTTAGACAAACTTTGTAAAGTACACGGTGGAAGACACCCAGAATTGTTCGAAATAACCAATCTTTTCAATGCTTCTGCACAAGATTTAGCAGCGCATTTAAAGAAAGAAGAAATGATTTTGTTCCCTTTCATTAGAAAAATGGTAAATGCAAAAATTTCTGGTCAAGCTATTGAACAACCTCATTTCGGAACGGTAGAAAATCCTGTAGAAATGATGAAACACGAGCACACAGTAGAAGGAGAAAGATTAGAAAAAATTGCAACATTAACGGATGGCTATACACCTCCAGCAGATGCTTGTAATACTTATCGTGTCACTTTTGCTATGCTTCAAGATTTTGAAAACGACTTGCATACGCATATTCATTTAGAAAATAATATTCTTTTTCCAAAATCTATAGAACTTGAAAAACAGTTTTCAGTAGCTAACTAA
- a CDS encoding formylglycine-generating enzyme family protein, with protein sequence MQKIDGGYYKAFVGKENDSLTYVKSFYLDETAITNNEYLEFLKANPQWVKSKIIKLYADSTYLHHWKGDYELPADVSPDAPVTNVSWYAAKAYAESVGKRLPTVDEWEYAARASENLKDATEDPDFTVKILNLYQQKLWYKKPVKQHAPNAWGIYDMYGTIWEWTEDFSSVMITGESRKDNAANETLFCAGASVTSSDLRNYAAFVRFAMRGSMQANYTVNNLGFRCAKDNIEK encoded by the coding sequence ATGCAAAAAATTGACGGCGGTTACTACAAAGCATTTGTTGGAAAAGAAAACGATAGCCTAACCTACGTGAAATCCTTTTATCTGGACGAAACAGCCATAACTAACAATGAATACTTAGAATTTTTAAAAGCGAATCCTCAATGGGTCAAAAGTAAAATTATTAAACTCTATGCAGACAGCACATATCTCCATCATTGGAAAGGGGATTATGAGTTGCCAGCCGATGTAAGTCCCGATGCACCAGTTACCAATGTTTCTTGGTACGCCGCAAAAGCTTACGCCGAAAGTGTCGGAAAACGATTACCAACAGTGGATGAATGGGAATATGCAGCCAGAGCCAGTGAAAATCTAAAAGATGCAACCGAAGATCCTGATTTTACAGTGAAGATTTTGAATCTCTATCAACAAAAATTGTGGTATAAAAAACCTGTAAAACAGCACGCACCAAACGCTTGGGGAATTTACGATATGTACGGAACCATTTGGGAATGGACAGAAGATTTCAGCTCGGTGATGATTACAGGAGAATCCCGAAAAGACAATGCCGCCAACGAAACTTTGTTTTGTGCAGGTGCGTCGGTAACGTCATCGGATCTTAGGAATTATGCAGCCTTTGTTCGCTTTGCAATGCGAGGAAGTATGCAAGCCAATTATACGGTTAACAACCTCGGATTCCGTTGTGCAAAAGATAATATTGAAAAGTAA